Proteins encoded together in one Flavobacterium keumense window:
- a CDS encoding DUF4369 domain-containing protein has protein sequence MKKLSIAFVTSVLLFACSEKKLENNLHLTGNIKGLKKGTLYVQRIQNDSLVALDTIGIDGNSTFETNIELKSPEMLYLFLDRGVSNSLDNNLLFFAEPGEVNIETTLENYIADAKVSGSKNQDLYYEYKKVDRRFQEESLDLIEKKFKAMKSKNNLEIANISAKQESNIKRKYLYATNFAINNKDHEIAPYIALSEIYDINIKFLDTIQKSMSPKVAQSLYGKKLTEYLASLKKKQQ, from the coding sequence ATGAAAAAATTAAGTATCGCTTTCGTAACATCAGTACTATTATTCGCTTGTTCCGAGAAAAAATTAGAAAACAACCTACACCTTACTGGAAATATTAAAGGATTAAAAAAAGGAACATTATACGTTCAAAGAATACAAAATGATTCTTTAGTGGCTTTAGATACTATAGGTATCGACGGAAATTCTACCTTTGAAACCAATATAGAATTAAAATCTCCTGAAATGCTATACTTATTCCTTGATAGAGGGGTAAGTAATTCATTAGATAATAATTTATTATTTTTTGCTGAACCCGGAGAGGTAAACATCGAAACAACTCTTGAAAACTATATTGCAGATGCTAAGGTTTCAGGATCTAAAAATCAAGATCTATATTATGAATACAAAAAAGTAGATCGCCGTTTTCAAGAGGAGAGCTTAGATTTGATTGAAAAAAAATTCAAAGCAATGAAAAGCAAAAACAACTTAGAAATAGCCAACATCAGTGCAAAACAAGAATCAAACATAAAAAGAAAATACTTGTATGCTACTAACTTTGCCATCAACAATAAAGACCACGAAATAGCACCATATATTGCACTTTCTGAAATTTACGACATCAACATTAAATTCTTGGATACCATCCAAAAATCAATGTCTCCTAAAGTAGCTCAATCCCTTTATGGTAAAAAACTAACAGAATATCTTGCTTCATTAAAAAAGAAGCAACAATAA
- a CDS encoding EamA family transporter, which translates to MTNSSKLKGVFLIALGATSYGMLATFVKMAYAEGFTTPEVTIAQFIYGITGILLINAFQKAQNKNQATKATPKTMAQLLLAGTSLGMTSVFYYLAVKYIPVSIAIVLLMQTVWMGVVFEMILEKKIPSGKKIISMVVVLLGTALATNIIENQMVFDWRGILLGLLSAASFTTTMFTANRVGIGISSAQRSLYMLLGGAVIVFGFAIANQTGAFHFEIFAKWGIVLALFGTIIPPLLFNAGFPLTGIGLGSIVSALELPVSVLMAYFLLNENVHGLQWLGIGLIILAIVIMNSNVKKLD; encoded by the coding sequence ATGACCAACAGTTCAAAACTAAAAGGGGTTTTCCTTATTGCGCTTGGAGCAACCAGTTATGGCATGTTAGCTACTTTTGTAAAAATGGCCTATGCCGAAGGTTTCACCACGCCCGAAGTAACGATTGCGCAATTTATATACGGAATTACCGGAATCCTACTCATCAATGCGTTTCAAAAAGCTCAAAATAAAAACCAAGCTACCAAAGCGACTCCAAAAACGATGGCACAGCTACTACTGGCAGGAACTTCGTTAGGTATGACCAGTGTTTTTTACTATTTAGCGGTCAAATACATTCCCGTTTCTATAGCTATTGTGCTATTGATGCAAACCGTTTGGATGGGCGTAGTTTTTGAAATGATTTTAGAAAAAAAAATACCTTCAGGAAAAAAAATAATTTCGATGGTAGTGGTACTACTAGGAACGGCTTTGGCAACGAATATAATCGAAAATCAAATGGTATTCGATTGGCGTGGTATTCTGCTTGGGCTATTGTCTGCCGCTTCATTTACCACAACGATGTTTACTGCTAATCGGGTAGGTATTGGAATTTCCTCAGCACAGCGTAGCTTGTACATGTTGTTAGGCGGCGCGGTAATTGTCTTCGGATTTGCCATAGCCAACCAAACTGGTGCTTTTCATTTTGAAATTTTTGCCAAATGGGGCATTGTCTTAGCACTTTTTGGGACTATTATTCCGCCCTTATTATTCAACGCAGGGTTTCCCTTGACTGGAATTGGATTAGGCAGCATTGTTTCGGCTTTAGAGCTGCCCGTTTCGGTATTAATGGCCTATTTTCTGCTCAATGAAAATGTACACGGACTACAATGGTTAGGTATTGGTTTAATCATACTAGCTATTGTTATTATGAATAGTAATGTTAAAAAATTAGATTAA
- a CDS encoding sterol desaturase family protein, which translates to MNTIIDYFSTIPSAHRSLILVGGITIFWLIENAFPLFNFKYRRWHHAGINIFFTLTTIVVNFCLAFILLQVANWTVTNHFGILNWLPEMHIGLYALLGLLLLDLIGAYLVHFIEHKVKFLWRFHLIHHTDTWIDTTSANRHHPGESVIRFVFTTLGVVLVGSPMWMVFLYQTLSVVATQFNHANIALPKKVDLLLSYIIVSPDMHKVHHHYLMPYTDSNYGNIFSIWDRLFGTFMILPREEIVYGVDTHLQPEVHNNLKKLLQIPFHKKNKNS; encoded by the coding sequence ATGAATACAATTATTGATTATTTCTCAACGATTCCCTCGGCACATCGAAGTCTAATTTTAGTAGGTGGAATCACTATCTTTTGGCTAATTGAAAATGCCTTCCCGCTCTTTAATTTTAAATACCGTAGATGGCATCATGCAGGGATCAATATCTTTTTTACCCTAACTACTATTGTTGTTAATTTTTGTTTGGCTTTCATTTTGTTGCAAGTGGCAAATTGGACTGTTACGAATCACTTCGGAATTTTGAACTGGTTGCCCGAAATGCACATTGGCCTCTATGCACTATTAGGTTTACTTTTGCTCGATTTAATTGGCGCTTATTTAGTTCATTTTATTGAACATAAAGTTAAATTTTTATGGCGTTTTCACCTCATCCATCATACGGATACTTGGATTGATACTACTTCGGCTAACCGTCACCATCCTGGCGAAAGTGTCATCCGATTTGTATTCACAACCCTTGGCGTAGTATTGGTTGGAAGTCCGATGTGGATGGTGTTTTTATACCAAACCTTATCGGTTGTTGCCACCCAATTCAATCATGCTAATATTGCTTTACCTAAAAAAGTGGATTTATTGTTGAGTTATATCATTGTGTCGCCAGACATGCACAAAGTACACCATCATTATCTTATGCCTTATACAGACAGTAATTATGGTAATATTTTTTCTATCTGGGACCGATTATTTGGTACTTTTATGATTTTACCCAGAGAAGAAATTGTATATGGAGTTGACACCCACCTACAACCTGAGGTACATAATAACTTAAAAAAATTACTGCAAATACCCTTTCATAAAAAAAATAAAAACAGTTAA
- a CDS encoding peptidase M61 codes for MKKSIIALALVAFLWNSNAVNAQKKAIPSQDIKVGIDLIDVKDDKVKVTVQAPKISVDKITYSIPKIVPGTYSEDNYGKYVEDFKAFDTKGTVLTVTKTDDNTWSISNAKNLAKITYLVNDTFDTEKGGGFGTDIFSPAGTNIDAGTNFMLNTHGFVGYFQDKKDIPYQVTITHPETLWGATSMIDTDASKTKDVFNTPRYAELVENPIMYAKPDYTSFNVNGMDIQIAVYSPSGKVTAESITPEMKKMMIAQKTFLGNINSTKKYSVLLYLSSMKDTDAKGFGALEHPTATTVVLPEMMPLEELQKSMKDVVSHEFFHIVTPLTIHSNEIQFFDYNAPKMSQHLWMYEGVTEYFANLFQINQGLIDEAEFYTRMAEKIEQAKTLDDTMPFTIMSANVLKSPYKEQYLNVYQKGALIGMCIDIIIREKSNGEKGILNLMQQLSKEYGVHKAFNDNELFAKITSLTYPEVGNFLSTYVSGSTPIPYDVFLAKVGVSKSKDKKPGNVFLKGQTPYITVDKATKEIVVRPNTDLIDFYKNLDLRANDIIIAINDKAYNLDNIYDMIGESENWKENDAITIKIKREGKEQVLTGKVSLPYEETEGLQATDSTKTNLKNAWLKG; via the coding sequence ATGAAAAAATCAATTATTGCACTTGCTCTAGTAGCATTTCTTTGGAACAGCAACGCTGTTAACGCACAAAAAAAAGCAATACCTTCTCAAGATATTAAAGTAGGTATCGACCTCATCGATGTAAAAGACGACAAGGTAAAAGTAACTGTTCAAGCACCCAAAATATCAGTAGATAAAATCACTTACAGTATCCCAAAAATTGTTCCTGGAACGTACTCTGAAGACAATTATGGAAAATATGTAGAAGATTTTAAAGCCTTTGACACAAAAGGAACTGTATTAACCGTTACCAAAACAGACGACAATACGTGGTCAATTTCGAATGCAAAAAATCTAGCTAAAATCACCTATTTAGTGAACGATACTTTTGATACTGAAAAAGGAGGAGGTTTTGGAACCGATATCTTTTCTCCAGCGGGTACCAATATTGACGCTGGAACTAACTTTATGCTAAATACTCACGGGTTTGTAGGCTATTTCCAAGACAAAAAAGACATTCCATACCAAGTGACCATCACACACCCTGAAACACTCTGGGGAGCAACCTCCATGATTGACACTGATGCTAGCAAAACCAAAGATGTATTCAACACACCGCGCTATGCAGAATTAGTAGAAAATCCAATTATGTATGCTAAACCTGACTACACTAGTTTCAATGTAAACGGAATGGACATTCAAATTGCAGTCTACTCACCTTCAGGAAAAGTAACTGCCGAAAGTATTACTCCTGAAATGAAAAAGATGATGATCGCTCAAAAAACGTTTTTGGGCAATATCAATTCAACTAAAAAATACAGTGTTTTACTTTACCTGTCTTCAATGAAAGATACTGATGCCAAAGGATTTGGCGCTTTGGAACACCCTACTGCAACAACTGTTGTTTTGCCAGAAATGATGCCGTTAGAAGAATTACAAAAATCTATGAAAGATGTTGTATCTCACGAATTCTTCCATATTGTAACCCCTTTAACTATTCATTCTAACGAAATTCAATTCTTTGATTATAATGCGCCTAAAATGTCACAACATTTATGGATGTATGAAGGAGTAACCGAATACTTTGCCAATTTGTTCCAAATCAATCAAGGTTTAATTGACGAAGCCGAATTCTATACGCGTATGGCAGAAAAAATAGAACAAGCCAAAACACTTGACGATACCATGCCTTTCACTATCATGAGTGCTAATGTATTGAAAAGCCCATACAAAGAGCAATATTTGAATGTATATCAAAAAGGTGCATTGATTGGTATGTGTATTGATATTATTATCCGTGAAAAAAGCAATGGAGAAAAAGGTATTCTCAACCTAATGCAACAATTATCAAAAGAATATGGCGTACACAAAGCTTTTAACGACAACGAATTGTTTGCTAAAATTACTTCGCTAACCTATCCTGAGGTAGGGAATTTTTTAAGTACCTATGTGTCGGGTTCAACGCCAATTCCATATGATGTTTTCTTGGCTAAAGTAGGTGTAAGTAAATCAAAAGATAAAAAACCAGGAAACGTATTCTTGAAAGGACAAACGCCTTACATTACTGTCGATAAAGCTACTAAAGAAATTGTAGTAAGACCCAATACCGATTTAATTGATTTCTACAAAAACTTAGATTTGAGAGCCAACGATATAATTATAGCTATTAATGATAAAGCATACAATCTAGACAACATCTACGATATGATTGGCGAAAGCGAAAATTGGAAAGAAAACGATGCGATTACCATCAAAATTAAAAGAGAGGGCAAAGAACAAGTACTCACCGGAAAAGTAAGTTTGCCTTACGAAGAAACCGAAGGTTTACAAGCAACTGATAGTACTAAAACTAACTTGAAAAACGCTTGGTTAAAAGGTTAA
- a CDS encoding TIGR03643 family protein translates to MKKSSRKELSWEETEKLMTLALEERNPFEIIKKEFGLAEKEVLEIMKKKMPAEKFEMWKKKAVASKPKPKPVKIDDFDEDLDSKYYIKNKFD, encoded by the coding sequence ATGAAAAAGAGTAGCCGTAAAGAACTAAGCTGGGAAGAGACGGAAAAATTGATGACTTTAGCCCTAGAAGAACGAAACCCTTTTGAAATTATAAAAAAAGAATTTGGTCTAGCCGAAAAAGAGGTTTTAGAAATTATGAAAAAGAAAATGCCTGCCGAAAAATTCGAAATGTGGAAAAAGAAAGCAGTAGCCAGCAAACCAAAACCAAAACCTGTTAAAATTGATGATTTTGACGAAGATTTGGACAGTAAATATTATATCAAAAATAAATTTGATTAA
- a CDS encoding alpha-ketoglutarate-dependent dioxygenase AlkB family protein, with the protein MESLFNSEPLLLNLPDAEIIYYPQFFDKEQADTIYTELLQEIAWQQDNITVYGKTHPQPRLTALYGNEGKPYSYSNITMKPHPWNSLLKKIKYYIEATTECSFTTVLLNQYRDGKDSNGWHADNEKELGINPTIASLSFGAERVFQLKHNTIADAKKNIILEHGSLLLMKGSTQHFWKHQIPKTAKPMGARINLTFRTIK; encoded by the coding sequence TTGGAATCACTTTTTAATTCTGAACCGCTACTACTTAACTTACCAGACGCTGAAATCATCTATTATCCGCAGTTTTTTGACAAAGAACAAGCAGATACCATCTATACCGAATTACTCCAAGAAATAGCCTGGCAACAAGATAACATCACAGTATACGGTAAAACTCATCCGCAACCGCGTTTGACGGCTTTGTATGGCAATGAAGGAAAACCGTATTCGTATTCCAATATCACGATGAAGCCACACCCTTGGAATAGTCTTTTAAAAAAAATAAAATATTACATCGAAGCTACAACAGAATGCTCATTCACAACCGTCTTACTCAATCAATACCGAGATGGAAAAGACAGTAACGGCTGGCATGCCGATAACGAAAAAGAATTAGGCATTAATCCAACTATTGCATCGCTGAGTTTTGGTGCCGAAAGGGTTTTCCAGCTCAAACACAATACTATTGCTGATGCCAAAAAGAACATTATCTTAGAACACGGCAGTTTATTACTGATGAAAGGAAGTACCCAACATTTTTGGAAACACCAAATCCCAAAAACAGCCAAACCTATGGGTGCCCGAATCAATTTAACCTTCCGAACGATTAAATAA
- a CDS encoding alpha/beta hydrolase, whose protein sequence is MKKTTLLLFLLFSATGIAQKTALFTKDTLSVNSLLKGTLYTPLKQNKKNNLVILIAGSGPTDRNGNQKGMTNNSLQLLAEALANNNIAVYSYDKRIFAQMAAGNLDEASLSFDTFIDDAKTVLLHFKKQKKYHTITIAGHSEGALIGLVAANGNADAYISIAGAGRSIDEVLLEQIEKQAPFLKEEVEKNLATLKSGNTFELKNPMLASLFRSSVQPYIISWIKYNPQTEIKKLHIPTLIINGDKDIQINVNEAQLLHQAKSDAQLKIIPNMNHIFKEIKGDDTVNKASYTNPDLPVIQELPSVITTFIQSL, encoded by the coding sequence ATGAAAAAAACCACATTACTTTTATTCTTATTATTTTCTGCAACTGGAATTGCACAAAAAACAGCTTTGTTTACTAAAGATACCCTAAGTGTCAATTCCTTATTAAAAGGAACACTATATACTCCTTTGAAGCAAAACAAAAAAAACAATCTAGTTATTTTAATTGCAGGTTCAGGTCCTACAGATAGAAACGGAAATCAAAAAGGAATGACTAACAATTCCTTACAATTGCTAGCCGAAGCATTAGCCAATAATAACATTGCCGTATATAGCTATGACAAACGGATTTTCGCTCAAATGGCAGCTGGCAATCTAGACGAAGCTAGTTTGTCTTTCGATACTTTTATAGACGATGCCAAGACGGTACTGCTGCATTTCAAAAAACAAAAAAAGTACCACACCATTACTATTGCTGGACATAGTGAAGGAGCTTTGATTGGTTTGGTAGCTGCCAATGGCAATGCCGATGCCTATATCTCAATTGCCGGAGCAGGACGTTCAATCGACGAGGTACTTTTAGAACAAATCGAAAAACAGGCTCCTTTTCTAAAAGAAGAAGTAGAAAAAAACTTGGCCACTTTAAAAAGCGGAAACACCTTCGAATTGAAAAACCCAATGCTCGCATCCCTATTCAGGTCAAGTGTACAACCCTATATAATTTCATGGATTAAATACAACCCACAAACAGAAATTAAAAAACTGCACATCCCAACTTTAATCATTAATGGAGACAAAGACATTCAAATAAATGTGAACGAAGCCCAATTATTGCACCAAGCAAAATCAGATGCCCAGCTCAAAATTATCCCTAATATGAATCATATTTTTAAAGAAATTAAAGGAGACGATACTGTAAATAAAGCATCTTACACGAACCCTGATTTACCAGTAATACAAGAATTACCATCTGTAATTACTACTTTTATCCAATCGTTATAA